A genomic stretch from Aedes albopictus strain Foshan chromosome 2, AalbF5, whole genome shotgun sequence includes:
- the LOC109416192 gene encoding endocuticle structural glycoprotein SgAbd-2, producing MKVFFAVVLLVAAVSCAPQDPNATPVPIVSQTSNLNPDGSFQYSYESGNGIKVEDQGELKVVEVPKEDGTGTQQAQVSVQKGSYSYNAPDGTPITLQWTADENGFHATGDHLPVAPVANP from the coding sequence ATGAAAGTGTTCTTCGCAGTAGTTCTTTTGGTGGCCGCCGTGTCATGTGCCCCTCAGGATCCGAACGCAACGCCGGTTCCGATTGTGTCGCAGACCTCGAACCTGAACCCGGATGGCAGTTTCCAGTATTCCTACGAATCGGGCAACGGCATCAAGGTGGAAGACCAGGGTGAGCTGAAGGTCGTTGAAGTGCCCAAGGAGGACGGTACGGGAACCCAGCAGGCTCAGGTTTCGGTCCAGAAGGGAAGCTACTCGTACAACGCTCCCGATGGAACGCCAATTACGCTGCAGTGGACGGCCGATGAGAATGGATTCCACGCCACTGGTGATCATTTGCCAGTTGCCCCGGTTGCTAACCCTTAG